A region of Acidobacteriota bacterium DNA encodes the following proteins:
- a CDS encoding CdaR family protein codes for MTVETRKAGVSGKGRGTWLSAAVAVVLACIYWGYTVSEEKSLRDFTVPLQFANLPEGLVLMEEGLLRVVTVEVQGPPEMVRRLREGDVEVRVDVGRVSPGPQVVELGTENVRLPSSVEFTKVVPNVVRFTVDRKSTATLPLKPTFLGQPAPGRQVLEWGVDPPTVTVSGPSALLQRLQFIPTQAVPLEGRAQDFLTPVVPALPSPELSTGDLGPFTLSVTLGEKRLQRTVGPVPIQVHGGHVPVEVAPSGIKVMVEGPASLMEALAPGDFVAEVDLSGHRLADREVQLRPAVRLADPALSSRVFITAVSPRFVGIRAAQSRRTPSMEVETP; via the coding sequence GTGACCGTTGAGACGAGGAAGGCTGGAGTCTCCGGGAAGGGCCGCGGAACCTGGCTCTCCGCCGCGGTGGCCGTTGTCCTGGCGTGCATCTACTGGGGATACACCGTCTCCGAGGAGAAATCCCTGAGGGATTTCACGGTTCCCCTGCAGTTCGCCAACCTCCCCGAAGGCCTGGTTCTGATGGAGGAGGGCCTCTTGAGGGTGGTCACTGTGGAGGTGCAGGGACCTCCCGAAATGGTCCGGCGGCTTCGGGAGGGCGACGTGGAGGTCCGGGTGGACGTGGGACGCGTGTCTCCGGGTCCCCAGGTCGTGGAGCTCGGCACCGAAAACGTGCGGCTCCCGTCGTCCGTGGAATTCACCAAAGTCGTGCCCAACGTCGTGCGCTTCACGGTGGATCGAAAGAGCACGGCCACGCTTCCTCTGAAGCCCACCTTTCTGGGGCAGCCCGCCCCGGGTCGCCAGGTTCTCGAGTGGGGTGTGGACCCCCCCACAGTGACGGTTTCGGGTCCCTCGGCGCTCCTCCAGAGACTCCAGTTCATTCCCACCCAGGCCGTCCCCTTGGAAGGCCGGGCCCAGGATTTCCTCACGCCTGTGGTTCCCGCCCTCCCGTCTCCCGAACTCTCCACCGGTGACCTGGGCCCCTTCACCCTTTCGGTGACACTGGGAGAGAAGAGGCTCCAGAGGACCGTCGGGCCGGTCCCGATCCAGGTCCACGGAGGGCACGTCCCCGTGGAGGTCGCCCCCTCGGGCATCAAGGTCATGGTCGAGGGCCCCGCCAGCCTCATGGAGGCGCTCGCCCCCGGAGATTTCGTGGCCGAGGTGGACCTCTCGGGCCACCGTCTGGCGGACCGGGAGGTGCAGCTGCGTCCGGCCGTCCGTCTGGCCGACCCGGCGCTCTCGTCCCGTGTGTTCATCACGGCCGTGAGTCCCCGGTTCGTGGGGATCCGGGCCGCCCAGTCCCGGCGGACCCCATCCATGGAGGTCGAAACCCCTTGA
- the cdaA gene encoding diadenylate cyclase CdaA, which produces MQEVFWALYTRGLHWQDVLDVMSVAALFYFVLRQVRGTRAVQMMVGILALMAANAVSGWLDMTATHRLLQNLLFYVPFAAVVIFQDTIRKTLAHFGGLFFGRRASSERVQMVARETAHAAFAMAQQRHGALVVFERTQGLKDYAETGIPLKAQLTADLLQTVFFPGTLLHDGAVVVAEGEAVAAGCTLPLTETPLPTELGTRHRAAAGITEETDAVCVVVSEERGVVSLVEGGRIDRVPSAEELALRLEAALGGRSGDR; this is translated from the coding sequence CGGCCTTCACTGGCAGGATGTCCTGGACGTAATGTCCGTGGCGGCCCTCTTTTATTTCGTGCTCCGGCAGGTGCGCGGGACGCGGGCCGTCCAGATGATGGTCGGCATCCTCGCCCTCATGGCCGCGAATGCGGTTTCGGGCTGGCTGGACATGACCGCCACGCACCGTCTGCTCCAGAATCTCCTCTTTTACGTCCCCTTCGCCGCCGTCGTCATCTTTCAAGACACCATCCGAAAGACCCTCGCGCACTTCGGAGGGCTCTTCTTCGGCAGAAGGGCCTCCTCGGAGAGGGTGCAGATGGTGGCCCGGGAGACCGCCCACGCGGCCTTTGCGATGGCCCAGCAGCGTCACGGGGCCCTCGTGGTCTTCGAGCGCACCCAGGGGCTGAAGGACTACGCCGAGACGGGCATCCCGCTCAAGGCCCAACTCACGGCGGACCTCCTGCAGACGGTGTTTTTCCCGGGGACTCTCCTCCATGACGGGGCCGTGGTCGTGGCCGAGGGGGAGGCGGTGGCCGCGGGTTGCACCCTTCCCCTCACCGAGACCCCCCTTCCCACGGAACTGGGGACCCGCCACCGGGCCGCGGCGGGGATTACGGAGGAGACCGACGCGGTCTGTGTCGTGGTGAGCGAGGAACGGGGCGTCGTTTCCCTCGTGGAGGGCGGCCGCATCGACCGGGTCCCCTCGGCCGAGGAACTGGCCCTTCGCCTCGAGGCTGCACTGGGAGGACGATCCGGTGACCGTTGA